The following nucleotide sequence is from Streptomyces sp. NBC_00239.
CGAGGCGGCGAAGTCCCAGTCCTCCAGGCGGGAGCGCTGCGCGCCCGCGCTGCAGAGGCGGACCAGGGTGGCCGGGCCCAGCCGTTCGCCGATGGCCGCCGTGGCGATCAGCCGCTCCGGGCGGACCATGACGGACGAGCCCGTCAGCGGCGAGCGGACCGGGCGCGCGTCGGTGCCGGGGCAGTCGGTGAGGCCGGCCGCGCGGGCGGCCTCCAGGGCGGGGCCGCGCAGTTCGAGCGGCAGCTGGTAGGGCAGCGTCTCGCCGGTGACGCGGTCGACCACCAGGTACTGGCCGGAAACCATGCGCCAGCCGCGAGCGCCCAGGGCGAGGGCAACGGAGTTCCGCGGCGAGCCGATACCGCCCACCAGGGCGACCACGCCGGCGCCCTTGGCCAGCACGGCGGCCTGCACGACCGCGTACGGGTGCTCCAGGACGGCGAAGGGTGGCAAGACTGGCGGGATTCCGCCTATGCCGTGGTAGGCCCAGCGGCGTAGTAGGCGCCCCTCGCCGTCGAGTACGCGCACCTCACGGCTCGCCTGCCCCACCCCGGCGTGCGGGGCGAAATGCAGGGTCAGTGCGTTCCCCACCGGCTTCGACCGTTCCTCGATCAGATGCCGGCCGAAGTAAAAGGCAAGGTCAGGCCCCTCCACCAGCCCCATCACTTGGAGGATCGACCCAAAGAACTCAAGCGCATAAATCGGCATGTCCCCCCAGACCCCCAATTAGCTTTCCATGATCACTTTATATGGGCGCCGACGCGCCCATTAAGCGTCTAACCGGCCAAGAGGTGCTCCCGCAGCAGCGGCGCCACCGTCCACGGCTGTTCCAGAAAGGGCAGGTGTCCGGCGTCCGGCACCACAAAGGTGCGGCACTGCGGCACCACCCGGGACAGCAGGGCGGCATTGTCATGGAATACGGGCATGTCGTCGCTTCCGGTCACTGCGAGCACATGCGCCGTGATCCGCGCCAGTTCCTCCCCGGAGTGCACACGGGCTCCGAGCCCCGCCATCGACCCGTCGTCCAGCTCGGCCCAGGAGTGGCGGGCCACGACGGACCGCAGCTCGGCGCGGAGCACCGGATGCGCCTCGGTGCCCCGGAAGATGTCCGGCGGCGCCGTCATCCACAGGTCGGCCAGCTGCTCGGCCGCCTCCGCCCCCCGCATCCGGCGGAGCATCAGCAGTTCGATGTACCGCTTGCGGGCCGCCGGGTCGGGCGGTCCCCCGGCGGGGGTCGGCGCGCCGACGACGAGCCGTTCCACCTCGTCCGGGTACGCGAGCGCCGCCTCCAGCGCGACGGTCGACCCGAAGGACAGGCCCACCCACCGCCGGGCCCCCTCCGCACGAGCCAACCCAGCGATGCGTGCCGCGAGTTCGGGCATGGTCACCCCCGGGCGCAGCGCCTCGGAGCCGCCGTGCCCCGGCAGGTCCACGCCGACGTGGCGCAGTCCGGGGAGCAGCCGCCACAAGGGCCGCCACAAGGTGGCGTCCATGGTGTAGCCGTGCACCCACAGCACGGTGGGGCCACTGCCGTACGCGAGGGTGCGCAGGCCGTCGTAGGCGCCTTCCCGCTCGCCGGGCAGCGGCTCGCGGCAGACGTGGCGGCCGGCGCCCGGGTCGGCCCCCGTCACGGCGCCTCCCCGGCCACCGGCACGTCTCCCAGTTCGGCGAACCCCGTGCAGAACTCCCGGTAGGCGACGACCGCCGCGTCGGCCGCGTCGAAGCGCGGCGCCATCCGCGGGTTGAGGTTCTCCCAGACGACCACGTCCTCGGCCACGGCCCGTTCGCTGCCGGCGACCAGCATGGGCAGCTGGTCCTCGCGGCCCTCGCGGACGCCGAGGGCCACCCGGACCACACAGCCCCCCTGCCCGTCGGGCACCGCGCCGGTGACGATGACGTGCACCTCGTCGGCGGGGCCGAACTCGGTGACGACGACGCCCGGGCTGTACGCACGGCCGTGGAAGCGCGGCACGTACGGCCCGGCCTCCGGAGCCGCCTCACCACGGTCGGGCCGCCAGGGCGACGACGGCATCGGGAACTCCCCGTCCATCACCAACTCGCCGTGCGCACCGGTGGAATGCTTCATCCCGCAGACCCGGTACACCTTGTGCACCGCCTGGAAGTGCTCGATGTCGAAGACGTTCTCGACGATGATGTCCACGGGCGCGTTCACCGGCCGCTCCACCGCCTTGACCAGCGGCATCGACTCGGCCATCTCCTTGAGCACGGTGCGCAGCCCGCGGTCGTCGTCCGGCCCGTCGGTGAGGCGCACGAAGACGGCGTCACCGCACACGACGACCTCGTGCTCCCGCACCCAGGGCCGGCTGCCCCCGCCCGAGGGCTGCCCCATTCCGATGCGCCGCCCGTGGAACGGACACACCAGGCAGCCGCCCTCCACCCGGCCCTCGTACCCGAGATGGGCGCCGCGGTGCGGGCAGTCGGCGTCGTAGACCCGCAGCCCGCCCTCCCTGCGCACGGCCACCAGACGGCGGGCGCCGATGGCCAGCGGGACCACCTCGCCGTCCAGGTCCGATGCGAACGCGGCCAGGTACCACCCCGAGTGGATCTTTGCTGTCACTGCTTCCCCGCTTCCAGAACTTCCTGTGCGGCGCGCCGCCCGTCGGCGTACGCACCCTGCAGCCACGGCAAGGCGCGCCCGGTCGTGGCGGCCTCCCCCGCGAAGAACACCCGCCCG
It contains:
- a CDS encoding alpha/beta fold hydrolase — its product is MTGADPGAGRHVCREPLPGEREGAYDGLRTLAYGSGPTVLWVHGYTMDATLWRPLWRLLPGLRHVGVDLPGHGGSEALRPGVTMPELAARIAGLARAEGARRWVGLSFGSTVALEAALAYPDEVERLVVGAPTPAGGPPDPAARKRYIELLMLRRMRGAEAAEQLADLWMTAPPDIFRGTEAHPVLRAELRSVVARHSWAELDDGSMAGLGARVHSGEELARITAHVLAVTGSDDMPVFHDNAALLSRVVPQCRTFVVPDAGHLPFLEQPWTVAPLLREHLLAG
- a CDS encoding Rieske 2Fe-2S domain-containing protein, with translation MTAKIHSGWYLAAFASDLDGEVVPLAIGARRLVAVRREGGLRVYDADCPHRGAHLGYEGRVEGGCLVCPFHGRRIGMGQPSGGGSRPWVREHEVVVCGDAVFVRLTDGPDDDRGLRTVLKEMAESMPLVKAVERPVNAPVDIIVENVFDIEHFQAVHKVYRVCGMKHSTGAHGELVMDGEFPMPSSPWRPDRGEAAPEAGPYVPRFHGRAYSPGVVVTEFGPADEVHVIVTGAVPDGQGGCVVRVALGVREGREDQLPMLVAGSERAVAEDVVVWENLNPRMAPRFDAADAAVVAYREFCTGFAELGDVPVAGEAP